One region of Eleutherodactylus coqui strain aEleCoq1 chromosome 5, aEleCoq1.hap1, whole genome shotgun sequence genomic DNA includes:
- the LOC136628817 gene encoding periaxin-like produces the protein MPAIPENLLTDAPPPENLLQDAPIPEDKLPDALIAEKLPTDAPIPEYLLPDAPIPENLLPDAPIPENLLPDGPIPENLLPDAPSQRTCFQMPLSQRTCFQIPLSQRTCFQMPLSQRTCFQMPPILEYLLPNAPIPENQLPDAPIRENLPTDAPHPRVPASKCPPSQRTCLKMPSPRVPASRCPHPRVPAFRCLPSQSTCFQMPQIPEYLLPDAPDPRVPAFRCLPSQSTCFQMPPIPEYLLPDAPDPRVPASRCPRSQSTCFQMPQIPENLLPDAPDPRVPASRCP, from the coding sequence ATGCCCGCCATCCCAGAGAACCTGCttacagatgcccccccccccgagaatcTGCTTCAAGATGCCCCCATTCCAGAGGACAAGCTTCCAGATGCCCTAATCGCAGAGAAGCTACCTACAGATGCCCCCATCCCAGAGTACCTGCTTCCAGATGCCCCCATCCCAGAGAACCTGCTTCCAGATGCCCCCATCCCAGAGAACCTGCTTCCAGATGGCCCCATCCCAGAGAACCTGCTTCCAGATGCCCCATCCCAGAGAACCTGCTTCCAGATGCCCCTATCCCAGAGAACCTGCTTCCAGATTCCCCTATCCCAGAGAACCTGCTTCCAGATGCCCCTATCCCAGAGAACCTGCTTCCAGATGCCCCCCATCCTAGAGTACCTGCTTCCAAATGCCCCTATCCCAGAGAACCAGCTTCCAGATGCCCCCATCCGAGAGAACCTGCCTACAGATGCCCCCCATCCTAGAGTACCTGCTTCCAAATGCCCTCCATCCCAGAGAACCTGTTTAAAGATGCCCTCCCCCCGAGTACCTGCTTCCAGATGTCCCCATCCCAGAGTACCTGCTTTCAGATGCCTCCCATCCCAGAGTACCTGCTTCCAGATGCCCCAGATCCCAGAGTACCTCCTTCCAGATGCCCCAGATCCCAGAGTACCTGCTTTCAGATGCCTCCCATCCCAGAGTACCTGCTTTCAGATGCCTCCCATCCCAGAGTACCTGCTTCCAGATGCCCCAGATCCCAGAGTACCTGCTTCCAGATGCCCCAGATCCCAGAGTACCTGCTTCCAGATGCCCCAGATCCCAGAGAACCTGCTTCCAGATGCCCCTGATCCCAGAGTACCTGCTTCCAGATGCCCCTGA